GAGCATAGGGCTTCCGATCATCCCATTATGTTCGTTGTATATTGCTATGGTCCGCTTGCGAAGTAGCGCATTTACCTGTTTTCGTTGTGACTCTGGACGCTTACATCACGCATAATATCCGCTCATGGAAATTTGTAGGGTCTGGCACATCTTCTTCATCGGAAACGTAGAGCGTTTTGACTTGACGAATTTGAATCTCATTTCGATGTTCTGCTGAAGATGCCCAAAGCTTTTTTAAAATATCACGCTCCATTTCAGCATCTTGGAGCCGTTTTCGAAGCTCTTTTATCTCTCGTTGCTCTTCTGTTAAAGCCCTCTTTTCCACGATCTGGAAATGCGATTTCTTTGTGTGCTGTCAGCTCCCTACGCCAACGATAGAGCAGACCCTTAGGAATCTCCAAACTCTCTGCTACACCTGCGACAGTTCGACCTTCTTCATCACAGAGCAGAACAGTATTCTTTTTGAACTCAGCATCATATGATCTACGCATTCGGACACTCATCTCCATCTCCTCTTTAATTCAGGATAATGGCTTAACTATGTGTCCACAAGTTTGTAACAGGATCAGGCAGTACTCATAACGGCTCATTGTGCCGGCTATCGGCTCAACCTCACTCGTTCAGAACCCTTAGGCTTGTACAAAATAGTTTCTGAAGCACCTAGTCGCGGGGATTTAGCAAGCTTCTGCTTCTCTCCGGAGAATGAATACAAAGATCTTACAGCTGACCGTAATTACCTTGGCACAAGTCTACTTTGCCCTTCCGGCCAGAAGCCTCTTTTAAAGGAAGTTGTTGGCGTGGACGGCGATTCACTCACAGTCAAATTCAGCTCGATGAAGGTGAACGACACCATTTTCATACTGACGAGCCGGGCTCACGACAGCAACGGGCGCAAACTGCCACACGAATTACGCTCAGGCACCATTCCTGGAAGCAAAGCACTCCTACTTTCTACACATCACAAAAACAGTTTTGACAGCAGATATTTTGGACTTGTGGATGTAATGGCGCTCCGCAAAGTCATCCCCGTTTTCACCTTTAACTAACAGGAGTCAATCATGACCATTACCACCAAAGAGTACTTACAAGAAGCCGCGCTACAAGCCGACGCAGACGCAACTGAACTTGCTGAATTCAATGAAGGTGTTCCGGTTGATCCGGATGTAGCCGACCACATGAGTGCATTTGAAGAAGTCGCTTTGCGTTTCAAGGATCTTGATAAGCCGCTTAATCGCGAGTTGCTGGAAAAAACCCTCAAAGAAATGAGGTAAACACGTATGAAAGCCCAAAGGAAACCATTTCATCAGGAATTTGCAGAACAGATTATCGACGACTTGAAAAACGGCACAGCGCCTTGGCAAAAGCCGTGGAAGGCAGGCGAATTCCACCCACCGTTCAATCCAATCTCTGGCACCATCTACAGTGGCGTTAACTTCGTATCACTTGCTCGCGAGGGCATGGATGATCCGCGATTCGTTACCTTCAACCAAGCCAAAAAGGAAGATTGGCGTATCAAAAAAGGTTCTAAGTCCCGACCTGTGGTCTTCTGGCAGTTTACTAAAGAAGAAAATGTCCTCGATGACAACGGCAAGCCTGTTTTAGGCGACGACGGCAAACCTAAAAAAGAGGAACTCCGACTTGAGCGCCCTATTCTGCGCTTTGCCAGCGTATTCCACGCGACACAAGTTGAAGGAATGCCAGAATGGAAGGGACGGGATGTTAGCTGGAATCCACACGAACGCAGTGAAGCGATTCTCGAAGGCTCCGGCGCATCTATTACCCACGATCAGCGCGACCGCGCATTCTTTTCTTACACTTGGGATCAAATCAAACTCCCACCTAAAGACAAGTTCGAAGATCAGAACAAATACTACGCGACCGCGCTCCATGAACTTGGCCATTGGACCGGTCATGAAAAGCGTTGGAACGGCAACGAGCGCACC
This sequence is a window from Halodesulfovibrio aestuarii DSM 17919 = ATCC 29578. Protein-coding genes within it:
- the traF gene encoding conjugative transfer signal peptidase TraF, which codes for MTAHCAGYRLNLTRSEPLGLYKIVSEAPSRGDLASFCFSPENEYKDLTADRNYLGTSLLCPSGQKPLLKEVVGVDGDSLTVKFSSMKVNDTIFILTSRAHDSNGRKLPHELRSGTIPGSKALLLSTHHKNSFDSRYFGLVDVMALRKVIPVFTFN